GGAGGCGGCGCAATCCAGTTGGCGAACTTGCCCGGCTCCGTCACACGGCCCATGAGCGACGCCACATACGCACGGTCTTCCGACGTCGGCAGCCATTCGCGCTCATGCGCGGCCCACTCCGTCTCGCTCACCACACGACCGTCCGGCGACACGCGCACGCCCGCAAACGTACCGATCTGACGATTGAACGCCTTGTGCGGCACCGTCAGACGGAAGTCGATCCCGGCCTTCTCCAGCACCTTGTTCCAGCGATTCACACCGGCGACCGAATCCTTGATGTAGTCGTCGCGCAGCACTTCGTTCATCGCGTTGAGCATCGGCACTTCGCGCTCCACGAGCTTGCCGTTGTCGACATCGAGCAGACGGTACATCTGACCGTTCAGTTGATGATCGTCGTCGCGCTTGCTCTCTTCGTAGCGCCCCTTGAGGCCCGAGCTATAAAAGATCGCCGCGTTCGACGACTGGTCCGCGCCGAACAGATCGATCGTCACGGAGTAATGGAAGTTGATGTAGCGCTGGATGGTCGGCAGATCGATGACGCCCGCCGCGCGCAGCTTCGAGACGTCGTCCGTTTTCAGTTCGTTCATCACCTGCGCCGTGCGGGCGATCACACGAGACACGCCCGACTCACCCACGAACATGTGGTGCGCTTCTTCCGTGAGCATGAACTTGGTGGTGCGTGCGAGCGGATCGAAGCCCGACTCGGCCAGCGCGGACAACTGGAACTTGCCGTCGCGGTCGGTGAAGTACGTAAACATGTAGAACGCGAGCCAGTCCGGCGTCTTCTCGTTGAATGCACCGAGAATGCGGGGATTGTCCTCGTCGCCCGAGCGGCGGCCGAGCAGCGCTTCGGCTTCTTCACGGCCGTCGCGGCCGAAGTAGCGATGCAGCAGGTAGACCATCGCCCACAGGTGGCGGCCTTCTTCCACGTTCACCTGAAACAGGTTGCGCAGGTCGTACATCGAGGGGGCGGTCAGCCCGAGGTGACGCTGCTGTTCCACCGACGCCGGTTCCGTGTCGCCCTGCGTGACGATGATGCGGCGCAGGTTCGCGCGATGCTCGCCCGGCACTTCCTGCCAGGCGGCTTCGCCCTTGTGCTCGCCGAAGTGGATCTTGCGATCCGACTCGCCCGGCGTGAGGAAGATGCCCCAGCGATAGTCCGGCATCTTCACGTGATCGAAGTGCGCCCAGCCGCTCGGATCGACGCTCACGGCCGTGCGCAGATAGACGTCGAAACCATGCGAGCCCTCGGGTCCCATGTCGCCCCACCAGGACAGAAAGTTCGGCTGCCATTGTTCGAGCGCGCGTTGCAGCGTGCGGTCGTCCGACAGGTTGACGTTGTTGGGGATCTTCTCGCTGTAGTTGATCGAAGCCATCGTGGGAATCCTCGTGTCTCGTCCGTGTTCTATGGAAACGTTTGATCGGGTTCGGGCGCGGCTGTCGCCGCACCCTGTGCATTCGTCAGACGCGGTTCAGATCGAACTGCGCCTTGTTGCCCTTGCCGTAGACCTTGAGCGCGCCCTTCTCGCCCACCGCGTTCGGACGAATGAAGATCCAGTTCTGCCATGCCGACAGGCGACCGAAGATGCGCGTGTTCATCGTCTCTTTGCCGTTAAAGCGCAGGTTGGCTTCCATGCCGGTGAGCGCATCGGGCGACATCGCCGCACGCTCCTCGATGGCAATGCGAATTTCGTCCGGCCAGTCGAGATCGTCGACGGCGGCCGTGACCAGCCCCAGACGCTCGGCTTCGTCCGGACGCACCGGACGGCCGATGGTGGCGCGCACAGCCTCCAGTTCGGCAGCGTCTTCATAGAAACGGCGTGCGAGACGCGATTGATCGGTGACCATTGGCAGCAGGCCGAAGTTGACCTCGCTCAGCGTGATCGCCGGTTCGTCTTCCTCGCTGGCCGGGAGCGCGGCCATGTACGTGCGGTCGGCGGCGAAGGCGAATTCGGCAAGCGTGCCGGTGAAGCACGAATCCGGCTCGATCAGTGCAAACAGCGAGCGCGACGACACGTCGATACGGGCGAACGTGCGGCGCAGCATGCCGAGCGTTTCACGCACGAACCAGTGGTCCTGATGCGCGAGCAGCGATGCATCGGCGGCCAGCACATGCTTCGCGTCGCCTTCGGTGCGCAGCAACCACGTGCCGATGTCGAGTTCGTTGGTGCGCAGATTGAGAATCGCGTCGTCGAGTTCGCGCGCCATCTTCAGCGGCCACCAGTTGATGCCCGCAGCCTCGATACCGGCGATGTCGCTCGGCGGCGCAGATTTCGGCGCCCGCACGGTCAGGCTTGCGGTGCGATTGGCGCGGTCGATCTCGACGTCGACGAATTCGTAACGGATGGCATCCGGCTCGTCGGTGCGTTCGAGGCGCGTGAGCGTCACGCCCTTGCCGCCCGGACGATGACTGCCTTGCGCCAGTTCCTGTGCACGCGCAGCCACGGCCTGTGCGAACTGCGCGGGCTTGACCACTTCGTCGACCAGACGCCATTGCTTGGCACGCTCGCCGCGAATGCCCTCCACGATGGTGCAGAAGATATCGGCGCGGTCGTTGCGCACATGACGCTTATCCGTCAGACGCGTCAGGCCACCGGTGCCCGGCAGCACGCCCAGCAACGGCACTTCCGGCAGCGCGACCGACGACGAGCGGTCGTCCACCAGATAGATCTCGTCGCACGCCAGCGCCAGCTCGTAACCGCCGCCAGCGCAGGCGCCGTTCACGGCGGCAATAAACTTCAGGCCCGAATGACGGCTGGAGTCTTCGAGACCGTTACGCGTTTCGTTGGTGAATTTGCAGAAGTTGACCTTCCACGCATGCGAGGAGAGGCCCAGCATGAAGATGTTCGCCCCGGAGCAAAAGACACGGTCCTTGGCGCTCGTGACCACCACCGTCTTCACTTCCGGATGTTCGAACCGAATGCGCTGGATGGCATCGTGCAGTTCGATGTCCACACCCAGATCGTACGAATTGAGCTTGAGCTTGTAGCCCTCGCGAATACCGCCGTCTTCCGCGATGTCGATGGCGAGTGTGGCCACCGAGCCCTCGAAGGTCAGCTTCCAGTGCTTGTACTGCGTGGGGTCCGTACGGTAGTCGACGTGGGGTTTGCCGAACATGATTGCCTCCAACTCGAATAATGATCTTGTTGAATTGCAATATAGTGCAGCACAAACCCATCGTCAACCATTTAACCAAATAAAAATGAATTATTTTGCAGAATGCATCCGATCAATCGGATGACAATTGCACTGCCAGACGTCCGCGTAGTTGCAAGTAGGCGTCCGCGAGCGCCCGCCCGCCGGTGTCGAAGCTCATGTCGGCCTTGGCGTAGAAGTCCTGACGCCCGGCCAGAATGCGCTTGAGGTCGTCCATCGCTTCCGCATTGCCCGACATCGGCCGCAGATCGCCCTGCGCCACCACGCGCTTCATGTGCTCCTCGGGCGACGCTTGCAGCCACACCGTATAGCAGTGGGTCAGCAGGAAATTGAACGTGGCGGCGTCGCTGACGATGCCGCCCGGCGAAGCGATTACGGCACGCGGATGCTCGGCCACCACGGCTTCCAGGGCGCGCAGTTCATACCGACGATAGGCGCTCGCACCGTACAGCGAGTAGATCTCCGACGGCGGGCAGCCCGCCAGTTGTTCGATCACGCGGTTGAGTTCGACGAACGGCACGTGCATGTCGTCGGCGAGCATGCGGCCCAGTGTCGACTTGCCTGCGCCGCGCAGGCCGATCAGCGCGATGCGCCCACGCCGGTCGGGGTCTCGCTCGCTCCCCGCGAAGAGTTCGCTCAACGCCTGACGCGCGCGCGTGAGCGCCTCGCCATCGCGCCCGTGCAGGATTTCGCGAATCAGCAGCCACTCGGCGGAAGAGGTGGTTTCGTCGCCCACGATCTCTGCCAATGTGCAATTTAGTGCCTGTGCGAGCTGACGCAGGAACAGCACGGAGGCGTTCCCCACGCCCGACTCCAGATTGGCGACGTGACGCTCGGAGACCCCGGCATCGAGCGCCAGCGCCTTACGGGTCAGGCCGCGACGGGCGCGCAGTGTCCGAACCCGCTCCCCCAGTGCGACCAGGAACGGGTCTTTCTCGCTGGCGCCTCGCGCCGTCGGCACCCCATCGGCTTGCGCACTCTTATTCATCGGATGAGATCCTCGAAGCAGGTAACATGTAATATATTGCTTGACAGCCAAATTTGCATGCTCTAATTTTCACCATGCGTCGGTAAAAAAGCAAACACGACGTCCCCCAGGAGACATGGATGGATGTGCCCCAATTTCAGGCGCTGATCGCCGACGTGACACGTCAGCTCGACGCTCGCCCGCTAGACAGCTCGCTCGCCGACTGGCTCAACGCCAACTACGGCGCAGGCTCCCCAGGTTACGAAGCCCTCATCGAGGCTTGCCGCGTCGGCGTCGCCGAGGGCTGGCTGTGCAATCGCGAAGGCGGCGGCATTCGGTACGGGCGCGTCATCAAACCCTCGCCCGACACGCACGGCTTTTCCGTGGACGTCGTCGACATGGCCGATCTGGCCGGACCGCACCACGTGCATCCCAATGGCGAAATCGATCTAATCATGCCGCTCACGCCGGGCGCGACCTTCGACGGGCACCCGGCGGGCTGGTGCGTGTACGGCCCGGGCACCGCGCATCGGCCGACGGTCGCGAGCGGTCGTGCCCTCGTGCTGTATTTACTGCCCG
The Pandoraea oxalativorans genome window above contains:
- the boxB gene encoding benzoyl-CoA 2,3-epoxidase subunit BoxB gives rise to the protein MASINYSEKIPNNVNLSDDRTLQRALEQWQPNFLSWWGDMGPEGSHGFDVYLRTAVSVDPSGWAHFDHVKMPDYRWGIFLTPGESDRKIHFGEHKGEAAWQEVPGEHRANLRRIIVTQGDTEPASVEQQRHLGLTAPSMYDLRNLFQVNVEEGRHLWAMVYLLHRYFGRDGREEAEALLGRRSGDEDNPRILGAFNEKTPDWLAFYMFTYFTDRDGKFQLSALAESGFDPLARTTKFMLTEEAHHMFVGESGVSRVIARTAQVMNELKTDDVSKLRAAGVIDLPTIQRYINFHYSVTIDLFGADQSSNAAIFYSSGLKGRYEESKRDDDHQLNGQMYRLLDVDNGKLVEREVPMLNAMNEVLRDDYIKDSVAGVNRWNKVLEKAGIDFRLTVPHKAFNRQIGTFAGVRVSPDGRVVSETEWAAHEREWLPTSEDRAYVASLMGRVTEPGKFANWIAPPPLGINRQPIDFEYVRFN
- a CDS encoding DUF4863 family protein, with the translated sequence MDVPQFQALIADVTRQLDARPLDSSLADWLNANYGAGSPGYEALIEACRVGVAEGWLCNREGGGIRYGRVIKPSPDTHGFSVDVVDMADLAGPHHVHPNGEIDLIMPLTPGATFDGHPAGWCVYGPGTAHRPTVASGRALVLYLLPEGAIEFTRSA
- the boxC gene encoding 2,3-epoxybenzoyl-CoA dihydrolase translates to MFGKPHVDYRTDPTQYKHWKLTFEGSVATLAIDIAEDGGIREGYKLKLNSYDLGVDIELHDAIQRIRFEHPEVKTVVVTSAKDRVFCSGANIFMLGLSSHAWKVNFCKFTNETRNGLEDSSRHSGLKFIAAVNGACAGGGYELALACDEIYLVDDRSSSVALPEVPLLGVLPGTGGLTRLTDKRHVRNDRADIFCTIVEGIRGERAKQWRLVDEVVKPAQFAQAVAARAQELAQGSHRPGGKGVTLTRLERTDEPDAIRYEFVDVEIDRANRTASLTVRAPKSAPPSDIAGIEAAGINWWPLKMARELDDAILNLRTNELDIGTWLLRTEGDAKHVLAADASLLAHQDHWFVRETLGMLRRTFARIDVSSRSLFALIEPDSCFTGTLAEFAFAADRTYMAALPASEEDEPAITLSEVNFGLLPMVTDQSRLARRFYEDAAELEAVRATIGRPVRPDEAERLGLVTAAVDDLDWPDEIRIAIEERAAMSPDALTGMEANLRFNGKETMNTRIFGRLSAWQNWIFIRPNAVGEKGALKVYGKGNKAQFDLNRV
- a CDS encoding helix-turn-helix transcriptional regulator, with protein sequence MNKSAQADGVPTARGASEKDPFLVALGERVRTLRARRGLTRKALALDAGVSERHVANLESGVGNASVLFLRQLAQALNCTLAEIVGDETTSSAEWLLIREILHGRDGEALTRARQALSELFAGSERDPDRRGRIALIGLRGAGKSTLGRMLADDMHVPFVELNRVIEQLAGCPPSEIYSLYGASAYRRYELRALEAVVAEHPRAVIASPGGIVSDAATFNFLLTHCYTVWLQASPEEHMKRVVAQGDLRPMSGNAEAMDDLKRILAGRQDFYAKADMSFDTGGRALADAYLQLRGRLAVQLSSD